AGTGGAGAGTTTAACTGCATTGGGCGCGCCTAAAGAAGAGCTGGATCTTATAGAAGAGTCAAAACAAATTTCGGATACCCTTGTCGAGCTAGAAAATGTGGCAATGAAAGCTGCGGAGGACAAAGATTTTACCAAAGCTCGGGAACTCATGTTTGGCAGCGAATACGATACTATTAAAGAGACCATTATGGAGCCGCTGCAGCAGTTTCAGGAAAAGATGAATACTAGGACGGAAAATGAAGCAAACGCTGCAAAGCAAAAAGCGAGCCTGATGCTTACGGGAACTATTGTTTTGCTTGTAATTACATTCGGGGCATTACTTGTGATTTTTGCTGTTATTTTCATCAAGTTGAAGCCACTTAAATTAGTCAATGAAAAGATCGCCGAAATTGCACAGAGTGGAGGCGATCTTACCGGACGACTGGATTACTCCGGCAAGGATGAAATAGGAGAAATTTCAAAATCCTTAAATGCCATGTTTGAGACTCTGCAATCCATTATTAAAGATGTCCGTAACGCTTCCCACAGTGTATTGAATTCGTCAAGTAAATTGGTTGAAAATACGAAAGAAACTGCAAGCGCGACAGAGGAAATTACGAGACAGGGGGCCAGTATTGAGCAAGGGGCGACCACCTCAGTGCAGAGCACACTTGATGCTTCGCATGCAATCAATGAAATGTCCATAGGTGTGCAGCGTATCGCCGTATCTGCTGAGGATCTTGCTACTGTCGCAACTGAGACGGAGCGAGAGGCAGCAAGCGGTGTGAACTTTATACAGCAAGTTAGCAAGCAGATGGTCCAAATTAGCGATTCTGTCGGGTCTACAGTAGAAATTGTATCCAATTTGAAAGAACGCTCTTCTCATATCGAGGAAATTGTAAATGCAATTACTGAAATTTCGAATCAAACGAGTCTGCTTTCGTTAAATGCATCAATTGAAGCGGCAAGAGCGGGCGAGCATGGAAGAGGCTTTTCTGTAGTGGCCAGCGAAATCCGGAAATTGGCAGATCATTCCTCTGCTTCAGCGGGGCAAATATTCGGATTGCTGCAAGATATTACGAAAGACTCTCAAGAAACAGAACATGCGATGCAGCAAGTGACGAGTGAAGTATTGACGGGGCAAAAGAAGATGGAAGAAGCAATTGAATCGTTTGAGAACATATTGAAATCCGCTCAGAAAGTGGCCTGGAAAGTTCAGGAGGTCTCCGCTGTTAGCGAACAAATGGCGGCAGGCTCTGAAGAAATTGCAGCATCTGTTTCCGAAATGGCAACTATAGCTGAAGATTCGCTTTCAGGAGTTAAGGCAGTGAACGATATGACTGCAAAGCAGAGCTCTTTAGTTCAGGAGGTTGCTTCAGTTACGGACTTGATTAGCAAAAATTCTCGAAGCTTGGAAGCACTCGTTATGAAGTTTAAAGTCTAAAATGAATAGAACGTGATTCATATGGTACCTAGGTCATTACCCGAAATAATCTCAGCAATATGCGTCGGCGAATTGTGGA
Above is a window of Paenibacillus sp. FSL K6-1330 DNA encoding:
- a CDS encoding methyl-accepting chemotaxis protein, whose amino-acid sequence is MRISTWIKTMSGVFILLTVLNGVSVYYLQKSVALERETVKMQAEFKQLGIDLASSSDYLSNEVRAYVQFGEKVHYDNYWKEVNETKTRDHVVESLTALGAPKEELDLIEESKQISDTLVELENVAMKAAEDKDFTKARELMFGSEYDTIKETIMEPLQQFQEKMNTRTENEANAAKQKASLMLTGTIVLLVITFGALLVIFAVIFIKLKPLKLVNEKIAEIAQSGGDLTGRLDYSGKDEIGEISKSLNAMFETLQSIIKDVRNASHSVLNSSSKLVENTKETASATEEITRQGASIEQGATTSVQSTLDASHAINEMSIGVQRIAVSAEDLATVATETEREAASGVNFIQQVSKQMVQISDSVGSTVEIVSNLKERSSHIEEIVNAITEISNQTSLLSLNASIEAARAGEHGRGFSVVASEIRKLADHSSASAGQIFGLLQDITKDSQETEHAMQQVTSEVLTGQKKMEEAIESFENILKSAQKVAWKVQEVSAVSEQMAAGSEEIAASVSEMATIAEDSLSGVKAVNDMTAKQSSLVQEVASVTDLISKNSRSLEALVMKFKV